Proteins encoded in a region of the Deltaproteobacteria bacterium genome:
- a CDS encoding type II toxin-antitoxin system VapC family toxin, with amino-acid sequence MTVAYVDTSALVAVAFDERGGATCARRLDSFLRLVSSNLLEAELRAVFARERRRFASDLVSDIEWILPDRRLTREFEAVVEAGYLRGADLWHVATALYVAPVPSTISFITLDSRQRAVASALGFDV; translated from the coding sequence ATGACCGTCGCTTACGTCGATACCTCCGCGCTCGTCGCCGTTGCCTTCGATGAACGTGGCGGTGCCACTTGTGCCCGAAGGCTGGACTCGTTTCTCCGTCTCGTATCCTCGAACCTCCTCGAAGCCGAGTTGCGTGCCGTATTCGCTCGCGAACGACGGCGATTCGCTTCCGACCTCGTCTCGGACATCGAATGGATCCTGCCGGACCGGCGGCTGACCCGCGAGTTCGAGGCCGTGGTCGAGGCCGGCTACTTGCGAGGCGCCGACCTGTGGCATGTCGCGACGGCGCTTTACGTCGCGCCAGTGCCAAGTACTATCTCGTTCATCACCTTGGACTCTCGACAGCGGGCGGTTGCTTCCGCATTGGGGTTTGACGTCTAG